One genomic region from Bacillus aquiflavi encodes:
- a CDS encoding galactosyltransferase-related protein, giving the protein MGKISILIPFKSDHGPRMNAFKWVKAFYKNTFPNADLCVGYSETKPFSKSQAVNNAAKTAAGDTFIIVDADIICSPKVINDSVKRLNHTPWIIPYSKVAHLNKHRTERLLQTDPKWPLDLNPKDKITKTKKNMLPVGGINILSRPCFEAVGGFDERFIGWGGEDDAFAASLNTICGHYTRLPHLIYHLWHPALRAVGNRHYKANYELALRYCKAIGNKMLMKKIIREKNNLLK; this is encoded by the coding sequence ATGGGAAAGATATCTATTTTAATCCCATTCAAATCAGATCATGGTCCGAGAATGAATGCATTTAAATGGGTGAAAGCATTTTATAAAAATACATTTCCAAATGCCGATTTATGTGTAGGTTATAGTGAAACAAAACCTTTTTCAAAATCTCAAGCTGTGAATAACGCGGCTAAAACCGCGGCTGGGGATACTTTTATTATTGTCGATGCAGATATTATTTGCAGCCCTAAAGTGATTAACGATTCAGTTAAACGCTTGAATCATACCCCTTGGATTATTCCATATTCCAAGGTGGCTCATTTAAATAAACATAGGACAGAACGTTTATTACAAACTGATCCAAAATGGCCGCTCGACTTGAATCCAAAAGATAAAATAACAAAAACTAAAAAAAACATGTTGCCCGTTGGTGGCATTAATATTTTATCAAGACCATGTTTTGAAGCAGTAGGCGGATTTGATGAACGATTCATTGGTTGGGGTGGAGAAGATGATGCGTTTGCTGCTTCACTGAATACGATTTGCGGCCATTATACGAGATTACCTCATCTTATTTATCATCTATGGCATCCTGCTTTAAGGGCTGTTGGCAATCGTCATTACAAAGCAAATTACGAACTCGCCCTTCGTTACTGTAAAGCAATTGGAAATAAAATGTTGATGAAAAAAATAATACGCGAAAAAAATAACCTCCTTAAATAG
- a CDS encoding M67 family metallopeptidase, with the protein MQKRKHCKNPSIKAVAEKGHKDYVYVKLSVWNEMIRHCKNELPYEACGLLSGRKRKLETIWKMDNIEKSAYSFAMDLDQITNTIQLMEKRKESLTGIYHSHPTGLPYPSKEDILNAHYPKAAYFIVSLANQKPIVRCFRIQDKSVYPLLIKVINE; encoded by the coding sequence GTGCAAAAAAGAAAACACTGCAAAAACCCAAGTATAAAAGCTGTTGCGGAAAAAGGGCATAAAGATTATGTTTATGTAAAATTATCTGTTTGGAATGAAATGATCAGGCATTGTAAAAATGAGTTACCATACGAAGCATGCGGCTTATTATCAGGAAGAAAGCGTAAGCTCGAAACGATTTGGAAGATGGACAATATTGAGAAAAGTGCATACTCATTTGCAATGGATCTTGATCAAATAACAAACACAATTCAATTAATGGAAAAGAGAAAGGAAAGCTTAACAGGCATTTATCATTCTCATCCAACAGGACTTCCTTATCCTTCTAAAGAGGATATTTTAAATGCGCATTATCCTAAGGCGGCCTATTTTATCGTTAGTCTTGCTAATCAAAAACCAATTGTTAGATGCTTTCGAATACAAGATAAATCAGTATATCCACTGTTAATTAAAGTGATTAATGAATAA